One window of Acidobacteriota bacterium genomic DNA carries:
- a CDS encoding PAS domain S-box protein — protein sequence MPEDRSRSEQEDAARWAAVFHAALRGVVTIDSNGRIQSINPACLNMFGYDEGELDGRNVRCLMPSPDADHHDDYLKRYLSSGKGKIIGIGRDVVAMKKDGTTFPIHLSVGEYRFEGNVGFVALLHDMTDQRRAEEQLAESDQIVRATTAEAKMHRERLERMDRISLAGEMASGIAHEVNQPLSAIANYTRALLHMLEVEQLGSEDLRSTVEKVRLQSQRAGEIVGRMRDFVSRHPSEPGPTSLNEVIQEVLSFAELSAHGRRVTVETDLCEDLPEVLFDRVQLQQVILNLVNNAVEACTLVGPEKIVIRSLSVDGSTIALHVIDNGAGIDPVTESRLFEPFFSSKRNGTGMGLAISHSIVESQGGTLGFTRNADRGVTFFVELPIL from the coding sequence GTGCCCGAAGATCGATCCAGATCGGAGCAAGAGGATGCGGCCCGCTGGGCGGCCGTCTTCCACGCCGCTCTCCGGGGCGTGGTGACGATCGACTCCAATGGACGAATCCAGTCCATCAATCCTGCGTGCCTGAATATGTTCGGTTACGACGAGGGCGAACTGGACGGCCGCAACGTCCGCTGTCTGATGCCGTCTCCGGACGCCGACCACCACGACGACTACCTGAAGCGGTACCTCAGTTCCGGTAAGGGCAAGATCATCGGAATCGGTCGAGACGTGGTGGCCATGAAGAAGGATGGGACGACATTCCCGATCCATCTCTCGGTCGGAGAATATCGGTTCGAGGGCAACGTCGGTTTCGTCGCCCTGTTGCATGACATGACGGACCAGCGACGGGCCGAGGAGCAGCTCGCCGAGAGCGATCAGATCGTCCGGGCCACGACCGCCGAAGCGAAGATGCATCGCGAACGTCTGGAGCGCATGGACCGAATCAGCCTGGCGGGAGAGATGGCCAGCGGGATCGCCCACGAGGTGAATCAGCCGCTGAGTGCCATCGCCAACTACACCCGGGCGCTCCTTCACATGCTCGAGGTGGAGCAGCTGGGGTCCGAGGACTTACGCAGCACCGTCGAGAAGGTGCGTCTGCAATCTCAGCGAGCCGGCGAGATCGTGGGTCGGATGCGCGATTTCGTCTCCCGGCACCCGTCGGAGCCGGGGCCGACATCGCTCAACGAGGTGATCCAGGAGGTCTTGTCCTTCGCGGAACTGTCGGCCCACGGCCGCAGGGTGACGGTCGAGACCGACCTGTGCGAGGATCTTCCGGAAGTCCTCTTCGATCGCGTTCAGTTGCAGCAGGTTATCCTGAATCTGGTCAACAACGCCGTGGAAGCCTGCACGCTCGTGGGGCCGGAAAAGATCGTGATCCGGAGTTTAAGTGTGGACGGATCGACGATCGCGTTGCATGTCATCGATAACGGCGCAGGAATCGATCCGGTGACGGAGAGTCGTCTGTTCGAGCCGTTCTTCAGCAGCAAACGTAACGGCACGGGGATGGGGCTGGCAATTTCGCACTCGATCGTGGAGTCCCAGGGCGGGACGCTAGGGTTCACCCGCAACGCCGATCGGGGCGTCACATTCTTCGTGGAACTACCGATTCTATGA